In one Saccharibacillus brassicae genomic region, the following are encoded:
- a CDS encoding YqkE family protein yields MAAKKKQPAARPAPSDKPATLKDMLNPEVLAKLQAQANELKATEEERRQTEQRQALEAKQAERKRLENDFEYLLGQSEGKKINKFD; encoded by the coding sequence ATGGCTGCCAAGAAAAAACAGCCGGCCGCCCGTCCGGCACCTTCGGACAAGCCGGCTACGCTCAAAGATATGCTGAACCCCGAAGTGCTGGCGAAGCTGCAGGCCCAGGCGAACGAACTCAAGGCAACGGAAGAAGAACGGCGCCAGACCGAGCAGCGTCAGGCGCTCGAAGCGAAGCAGGCCGAACGCAAACGGCTGGAGAACGATTTCGAATATTTGCTCGGCCAGAGCGAAGGCAAGAAGATCAACAAGTTCGATTGA
- a CDS encoding hemolysin family protein gives MEIVNILIVILLIVLTAFFVASEYSIIRVRVSRINQLAEQGSKNAQAVKRILSRLDEFLSASQLGTTLTSLALGWLGESTVEELLAPAFVWLHIPESATGVLSFLLAFLILTYFEVLIGELVPKTIAIQVAEPLALALARPLIAFYRLTYPFNWVLSRSSRVISGLFGLKPLTEGEAAQSEAELRLALSEGFKSGEITPTEYRYLNNVFDFDERDAQEIMVPRTEIRHIPQQADVRDLVALIEPKAYSLVPVSLDGDKDHIVGMVNVKQVLSDYVRSGGGQSKPIAAYIRPVIQVIETVRARDLLGRMQKEGIHMAVLMDEYGGTSGLVTLEDLLEEIVGDIPSSSSPDGEGTPTPLIREDGDGRFRLGSNALLHDVNRTLGTDIDSEEVYTIGGWLLSAKFDLKPGDTLHESGWDWKILDMRDGRIGQIEAVRAFGRDGEERLTD, from the coding sequence GTGGAAATCGTAAATATATTAATCGTCATTTTGCTTATCGTGCTCACGGCCTTTTTTGTCGCATCCGAATATTCGATTATCCGGGTGCGCGTCTCGCGTATCAACCAGCTCGCGGAGCAGGGCAGCAAAAACGCGCAGGCCGTCAAACGCATCTTGTCGCGGCTCGACGAATTTCTGTCCGCCAGCCAGCTCGGCACGACGCTGACGTCGCTTGCGCTCGGCTGGCTGGGCGAATCGACGGTGGAAGAACTGCTGGCGCCGGCGTTCGTCTGGCTGCATATCCCGGAATCGGCCACAGGCGTGCTCTCGTTCCTGCTGGCGTTCCTGATCCTGACCTATTTCGAAGTGCTGATCGGGGAGCTGGTACCCAAAACGATCGCGATTCAGGTCGCCGAGCCGCTCGCGCTTGCGCTGGCCCGCCCGCTTATCGCGTTCTACCGCCTTACGTACCCGTTCAACTGGGTGCTCAGCCGTTCGTCGCGCGTCATCAGCGGGTTGTTCGGGCTGAAGCCGCTGACCGAAGGCGAAGCCGCGCAGAGTGAAGCCGAACTGCGCCTGGCGCTGTCGGAAGGCTTCAAGAGCGGAGAGATTACGCCGACCGAATACCGCTATCTCAACAACGTGTTCGATTTCGACGAGCGCGACGCGCAGGAGATCATGGTGCCGCGTACCGAGATTCGGCATATTCCGCAGCAGGCGGACGTGCGGGATCTGGTGGCGCTGATCGAACCGAAAGCGTACAGCCTCGTGCCGGTATCGCTGGACGGGGACAAAGACCATATCGTCGGCATGGTGAACGTCAAGCAGGTGCTGAGCGATTACGTGCGCAGCGGCGGCGGGCAGTCCAAGCCGATCGCGGCGTATATCCGTCCGGTCATCCAGGTAATCGAGACGGTGCGGGCGCGCGACCTGCTCGGGCGGATGCAGAAGGAAGGTATTCATATGGCAGTGCTGATGGACGAATACGGCGGCACGTCGGGATTGGTCACGCTCGAAGACCTGCTGGAAGAAATCGTGGGCGATATTCCGTCCAGTTCTTCGCCGGACGGCGAAGGGACGCCGACGCCGCTCATCCGCGAAGACGGGGACGGGCGGTTCCGGCTCGGTTCGAACGCGCTGCTGCACGACGTGAACCGGACGCTCGGCACCGATATCGATTCGGAGGAAGTGTACACGATCGGCGGCTGGCTGCTGTCGGCCAAGTTCGATCTCAAGCCGGGCGATACGCTGCACGAATCGGGCTGGGACTGGAAAATTCTCGATATGCGGGACGGCCGGATCGGACAGATCGAAGCGGTGCGCGCGTTCGGGCGGGACGGGGAAGAACGGCTGACGGATTGA